A section of the Archocentrus centrarchus isolate MPI-CPG fArcCen1 chromosome 20, fArcCen1, whole genome shotgun sequence genome encodes:
- the pfkpa gene encoding ATP-dependent 6-phosphofructokinase, platelet type isoform X5: MAQPDSKKIFFENLSGAGKAIAVLTSGGDAQGMNGAVRAVVRMGLYVGAKVYFIHEGYQGMVDGGDNIKEATWESVSSMLQLGGTVIGSARCKEFRTHEGRLKAAHNLVQHGITNLCVIGGDGSLTGANLFKEEWSGLLNELVEQGLIEADAVQKYSALHIVGMVGSIDNDFCGTDMTIGTDSALHRIIEVVDAIMTTAQSHQRTFVLEVMGRHCGYLALVSGLACGADWVLIPEMPPEDGWEEKMCQKLSANRAGMKRLNIIIVAEGAIDRNNKSITTEYVKNLVVKCLGFDTRVTILGHVQRGGTPSAFDRILASRMGVEAVLALLETTANTPACVVSLCGNQSVRVPLMECVQMTQEVQKAMDQKRFEEAVKLRGRSFENNLRTYKLLAHRKPESELPTSNFNVAVLNVGAPAAGMNAAVRSAVRVGISEGHKMFAVSDGFEGFYKGQIKEVKWGDVGGWTGQGGSLLGTKRTLPAKHVDKIAEQMRKHSINALLIIGGFEAFLSLLELLTARGKYDEFCVPMVMVPATVSNNVPGSDLSIGADTALNAITTTCDRIKQSASGTKRRVFIIETMGGYCGYLATVGGLASGADAAYIYEEPFDIKDLQANVEHLTEKMKTSIQRGLVLRNENSNENYTTDFIYQLYSEEGKGVFDCRKNVLGHMQQGGAPSPFDRNFGTKISAKAMQWVSKKLVETFRQGRVFANTEDSCCLLGMRRRTLVFQPVVQLKDETDFVHRIPKEQWWLKLRPLMKILAKYKTSYDVSDSGQLEHVVHNRPKDSDASVAM, from the exons ATGGCGCAGCCAGACAGCAAGAAAATATTCTTTGAGAATCTGTCGGGAGCGGGGAAAGCCATTGCAGTACTGACGAGTGGAGGGGATGCTCAAG gGATGAATGGTGCCGTACGTGCTGTGGTTCGAATGGGGTTGTACGTGGGGGCAAAAGTTTATTTCATACATGAG GGATATCAGGGTATGGTGGATGGTGGGGATAACATAAAGGAAGCCACATGGGAAAGTGTCTCCAGCATGCTACAGTTG GGTGGGACTGTTATTGGCAGCGCTCGCTGCAAAGAGTTTCGCACTCATGAGGGGCGCCTGAAGGCTGCTCACAACCTGGTGCAGCATGGCATCACCAACCTGTGTGTGATCGGTGGAGATGGCAGCCTGACTGGAGCCAACCTCTTCAAGGAGGAATGGAGCGGGCTGCTGAATGAGTTGGTGGAGCAAG GTTTGATTGAAGCTGATGCCGTTCAGAAGTACTCAGCCCTTCACATCGTGGGGATGGTCGGCTCTATCGATAATGACTTCTGTGGAACAGACATGACGATCGGCACTGACTCGGCTTTGCACAGAATCATTGAGGTGGTGGATGCAATTATGACAACTGCACAGAG TCACCAGAGGACATTTGTATTGGAGGTCATGGGCAGACACTGTGG cTACCTGGCCTTGGTGAGCGGCCTGGCTTGCGGGGCAGACTGGGTGTTGATCCCTGAAATGCCTCCAGAGGACGGCTGGGAGGAGAAGATGTGTCAGAAACTATCGGCG AACCGAGCAGGGATGAAAAGGCTGAATATCATAATTGTAGCCGAAGGGGCGATTGATCGTAACAACAAATCCATTACCACTGAATATGTTAAGAAT CTGGTTGTCAAATGCTTGGGTTTCGACACACGAGTGACAATTTTGGGGCACGTGCAGAGAGGAGGAACCCCATCTGCCTTTGACCGCATCTTG GCCAGTCGTATGGGTGTGGAGGCGGTTCTCGCCCTTTTGGAGACCACAGCCAACACGCCGGCCTGTGTGGTTTCTCTGTGCGGGAACCAGTCGGTGCGCGTGCCTCTGATGGAGTGTGTGCAGATG actCAAGAGGTCCAGAAGGCTATGGACCAGAAACGCTTTGAGGAGGCTGTTAAGCTTCGGGGCAG gaGCTTTGAAAACAACCTGAGGACATACAAACTGCTGGCTCATCGTAAACCAGAGTCTGAACTGCCCACT AGCAACTTCAACGTGGCAGTGTTGAATGTTGGGGCCCCTGCAGCAGGCATGAATGCTGCTGTCCGTTCAGCTGTAAGGGTGGGGATCTCTGAGGGGCACAAGATGTTTGCTGTCAGTGATGGCTTTGAGGGATTCTACAAAGGACAG ATTAAGGAGGTGAAATGGGGTGATGTCGGAGGTTGGACGGGACAGGGTGGCTCTCTGCTGGGAACGAAAAG AACACTTCCTGCAAAGCATGTGGACAAAATTGCCGAGCAGATGCGAAAGCACAGTATAAACGCACTGCTGATTATTGGTGGATTTGAg GCCTTCCTGTCACTGCTGGAATTGTTAACGGCTCGTGGGAAATATGACGAGTTCTGTGTGCCCATGGTCATGGTCCCAGCCACTGTCTCCAACAATGTGCCGGGCTCTGACCTCAGCATTGGCGCTGACACGGCTCTGAACGCCATCACTACT ACATGTGACCGCATCAAGCAGTCAGCCAGTGGGACCAAGAGACGCGTGTTCATTATTGAGACTATGGGAGGCTACTGTGGCTACCTCGCCACTGTGGGGGGCCTGGCTTCAGGGGCTGATGCTGCTTACATCTATGAGGAACCATTTGACATCAAAGATCTGCAG GCCAACGTTGAACATCtgacagagaaaatgaagaCGAGCATTCAAAGAGGTCTGGTCCTTAG GAATGAGAACAGCAATGAGAATTACACAACAGACTTCATCTATCAGCTGTACTCTGAAGAAGGCAAGGGAGTGTTTGACTGCAGGAAGAATGTGCTGGGACACATGCAGCAG GGAGGAGCGCCGTCTCCATTCGACCGTAACTTTGGGACCAAGATCTCAGCCAAGGCGATGCAGTGGGTCTCCaaaaagctggtggagacattcAGACAAG gccGAGTGTTTGCTAACACTGAGGACTCCTGCTGTCTGCTGGGAATGCGCCGCAGGACTCTGGTCTTCCAGCCTGTTGTACAACTCAAGGATGAGACTGACTTTGT TCATAGGATCCCCAAGGAGCAGTGGTGGCTGAAGCTGCGTCCTTTGATGAAGATCTTGGCCAAGTACAAGACGAGCTACGATGTCTCCGACTCTGGTCAGCTGGAGCACGTCGTACACAATCGACCAAAAGATTCGGACGCCTCAGTAGCCATGTGA